GCTTCAAAGCTTTGCTCACTCCATCTTTACCTCTTCACACAAGGAACAGACATGGTGGACAACCTCGCCACCTCCCCTCGAATCATCAAAACTCACTTTCCAGTCCAGTTCGTGCCAAAGTCCTTTTGGGAGCAAAACTGCAGGGTGAGTACGGAGGGGGATGAGATCCCAAGCTCCACATCTCACGTGACCGTAATCTGCAGTGTCTGTGATTCTTCTTCATTGCGGCTCAATATTGGCCCATTGGCAAAGTGGGTTGACATTATTCTAGATATTAAACTACCATATCAGTAGAAGTGTGTTTGGGAATGATTATACGAGTTACTTTAAACGGATTGTCGTCAACAACTTTCCCGTGGAGGCCGTTGAGTACACTGTTTGGTTTAAGATTTAATAATTAAGGAGCCAACATGGGAATCAAAAGAATCGCACATACATTCTGGATCTAATTATCGCGTCAGACAAAAAATGTGCTGGTCACGCGTGTGAAATGTTGGCATCAGTGATGACAGAGGATAATACCTCCATGagggtaatatatatatatacatatatatatacacatacatacatccttattaaatatatatatatgaatagagATGTTTATTTAAAGTGTTAAGATACATCaattatattataaaagatgaccaaaggccggCGTGCAGCCAttctcttggtgcagtcgtatctGCAGAATGTAATGTTGAAGTAcgtctcagcaaccattttgtatgtttagcGCCTCCCTTAATAAGTGTGATTAttaggttcccgtcaaaatagtatctgtattacttgcacaggtggggtcgttagagagtgtgtgtgcgtctgagattgggatgaaacagggtgtgtgtcactctcagcCAGATGGTCTATTAGAAATCCTATAGTAGCAAATTTATTAAGAgatacatgaaagaaacccttactttagtgtcccatgtccaatattTATGAAATGCTAGTCTTCCAATCATTGAAGCGTTTTCTTCTTCCGTAGGTCGTGTACGTGGCCCGTAATGCTAAAGACAACGTGGTGtcttcttttcattttgatCGCATGAACATACTTCAGCCGGAGGCCGGAGACTGGAGCAACTACCTCCACAGATTCATGGGTGGAAAAGGTACGAGTGAAAACACAACGACAACAGATGAGACGCTCAGATTTCCGATGAACGTTGCTGAACAATGCATGTTTGGTTCTGTGGCCTCAGTGGTGTATGGATCCTGGCACAACCATGTGAACGGCTGGTGGAAGAAGAAACAGACTTACGCGAAACTCCATTACATGTTCTACGAAGATCTGGCCGAGGTGATCTAGTTGTTGTGGCTCTTTCTACTCAAGCTACTTTCCTTCTCCGGCTGGTAATAATGCAACAATGATATCTGACTCTGTTTCCAGGACACCGGACGGGAAATAGACAAACTCTGCTGCTTTCTTGGTTTGTCTCGTTCGGACGAGGTGAAGAAAAGAGTTACGAATGGAGTGCATTTTGATAACATGAAAAAGGACAACATGGCCAACTACTCGACCAACCCGTTTATGGATTTCAAAATTTCTCCTTTCATGAGAAAAGGTAAACTGATAAATACAATGTGTGACATGTAAACAAAAACCTGAAAAAACACCTAAATGATTCTTTGCGTATTCGCAGGGAAAGTTGGTGACTGGAAGAACCATTTCTCTGCGGCCCAGAGTGAACAGTTTGATGAAGACTACGAGAAGAAGATGACTGATGTCACTCTACAGTTCCGTTCTGAAATTTGATCCAGAATGGCTTCATATATGTGGAGCTGGGTCCAGGTGTTAATGAAAATGTGGCATTCCCATGAGCCTATAATTCAATTAGTTTTGTATAACCAAAATCACAAATCTACCTCGGAGggcattacaatctgtacacattcgacatccctgacctttgaccttacattggatcaggaaaaacagaCATATTTTGTATGCTATTCATGTAATCATGAACAAGGAAGTACAAAGataaagggagggagaggtggaCAAGTTTGACCCAGGAGACTGATATTCGTTCCCCATGTGAAACGAGAAAAGAAAACTCACGTCAACTTGCATACTTGTACTTCGTGTACTAGAATTTTGTAATATATTCTTAAACCTGTAAAATGCTGTGTGTTACATATttcaacataaatatatgttaaaaaTAACACAATTTGTGTGTTTATAGTTTTTTCCCAGAAATTATCCTTAAAatgcaggtgactttcttttttgttgttgtcaccacaccacatccacgttgtttgaagcctcaaagcttttagaaccacaactacagtcattttattgttctgaccacaaatctaaataatgataataaacagtttaagaacaaaaggtcctccgctctgactcagccctataatgatagtaataacaaatatacattgtcattatatataaaatggttaaagtcattcatgaaccaacttccttttttttttgcctgaacagtcctcatggacttttccctgaatctgttctgtctctacctgtttgtcacgatactcatattataacttctatacatattacatacctgccattaatatcatgatacccgataccagaattcaatacaccataaaaacaatatggtaccataaatacgagactggtatatttatctataatagtaataaataaaacatctgtatggttcactttttaccaactttttcaacacttaacatataacagtaatattagtattaatacagccagatatgaatgaaactacatggttccatcatagcattgattatacacgatgaggccgttagtctctgaccagatgatacacagttcatcaggatgagcagctgtagagttacagaactttacagactgaaacatttaccttctggcatctttttattttttaagccgaagtcggtctctaaagctgcgccacttctctcgctgtgagctgcgcagcgcagtgtgcgcagacagctccacacggagcagcgcgtgcgctctgatcgctctcttaatgaagtatcgaaactaaaaatatgctaactcacatcgtgtttaacgtacgggtactttgttagcatcgctacaccgtgcagcgtgacagcagcagatgtagcggctaacattcaagctaacctgaacccccaaacgatgtcgacatctgaacgctgattggccgagacgcgtcccatcaaagatgttttattgtgaagagcaccacatcacatttttctccgcgtctcactgcaatctcaacggcagcggcaccaggtgacccccccccctccccccaaaacaaaaactcttcggatctccacgattcacgtggatgaactattttgagttcaaaacggtgaatttcaccgaaaggtgacaagtttgcaggtatgcaacACATTGCATGAGGTCCGTCTTCTGCCCCTCTCTGACGCCGTCGCAGGTAAATAGTGTGTGAGCGTCTGATGGGCTCTGGGGCAAAGTGACGATgctaaacacacaaaaacaaatgctACACATACAATTAGAGATGCCATCTAAGACATTAAGTTGTCCACCAAATTATTCCAATAGCGAAGCTGAGTCCACGCAGAGTCCACGTGGatttggctctctccgaaggcggtcgcatttttctctccccctcctccccatgaccttcccttccctgcttggcttctctcgtcatgtcttgtctgtctttatacttgagagactctctccgcatcgctcttcgaactaaaaaccatggacctgaTCAATTGGtccctaaacgcaattgacaccatcttctcgacgagaagctcgggttcgggggaacctgcctgtcctgctgggacgagtgttgctggttacacgatggacgcgtgggggaagtggcgtgtcttgtgcctagcagccctttccgtggaggacgtagaagacatctacctattcggaactttgattacaggatttctgctgattggatttggcgctgtcctg
The genomic region above belongs to Pseudoliparis swirei isolate HS2019 ecotype Mariana Trench chromosome 9, NWPU_hadal_v1, whole genome shotgun sequence and contains:
- the LOC130199981 gene encoding cytosolic sulfotransferase 1-like isoform X3, which encodes MSFDPDKSPPRPELFDFQGVSMTHYFTDNWENIQNFQARPDDILIATYPKAGTTWVSYILDLLYFGETERQKDVPIYHRVPFLEIFFPSVLSDMVDNLATSPRIIKTHFPVQFVPKSFWEQNCRVVYVARNAKDNVVSSFHFDRMNILQPEAGDWSNYLHRFMGGKVVYGSWHNHVNGWWKKKQTYAKLHYMFYEDLAEDTGREIDKLCCFLGLSRSDEVKKRVTNGVHFDNMKKDNMANYSTNPFMDFKISPFMRKGKVGDWKNHFSAAQSEQFDEDYEKKMTDVTLQFRSEI
- the LOC130199981 gene encoding cytosolic sulfotransferase 1-like isoform X2 gives rise to the protein MSFDPDKSPPRPELFDFQGVSMTHYFTDNWENIQNFQARPDDILIATYPKAGTTWVSYILDLLYFGETERQKDVPIYHRVPFLEIFFPSVLSGTDMVDNLATSPRIIKTHFPVQFVPKSFWEQNCRVVYVARNAKDNVVSSFHFDRMNILQPEAGDWSNYLHRFMGGKVVYGSWHNHVNGWWKKKQTYAKLHYMFYEDLAEDTGREIDKLCCFLGLSRSDEVKKRVTNGVHFDNMKKDNMANYSTNPFMDFKISPFMRKGKVGDWKNHFSAAQSEQFDEDYEKKMTDVTLQFRSEI
- the LOC130199981 gene encoding cytosolic sulfotransferase 1-like isoform X1, whose amino-acid sequence is MSFDPDKSPPRPELFDFQGVSMTHYFTDNWENIQNFQARPDDILIATYPKAGTTWVSYILDLLYFGETERQKDVPIYHRVPFLEIFFPSVLSGIYLTAAVKKLSNRCSASKLCSLHLYLFTQGTDMVDNLATSPRIIKTHFPVQFVPKSFWEQNCRVVYVARNAKDNVVSSFHFDRMNILQPEAGDWSNYLHRFMGGKVVYGSWHNHVNGWWKKKQTYAKLHYMFYEDLAEDTGREIDKLCCFLGLSRSDEVKKRVTNGVHFDNMKKDNMANYSTNPFMDFKISPFMRKGKVGDWKNHFSAAQSEQFDEDYEKKMTDVTLQFRSEI
- the LOC130199981 gene encoding cytosolic sulfotransferase 1-like isoform X4, with protein sequence MTHYFTDNWENIQNFQARPDDILIATYPKAGTTWVSYILDLLYFGETERQKDVPIYHRVPFLEIFFPSVLSGTDMVDNLATSPRIIKTHFPVQFVPKSFWEQNCRVVYVARNAKDNVVSSFHFDRMNILQPEAGDWSNYLHRFMGGKVVYGSWHNHVNGWWKKKQTYAKLHYMFYEDLAEDTGREIDKLCCFLGLSRSDEVKKRVTNGVHFDNMKKDNMANYSTNPFMDFKISPFMRKGKVGDWKNHFSAAQSEQFDEDYEKKMTDVTLQFRSEI